Below is a genomic region from Flammeovirgaceae bacterium SG7u.111.
GAAAACAAGATTGCCATCTTTCCAACCAAAAATGCTGCTGTGATCAAACTCCTCGATCTTCGAATTGCTTTTTTCTTTGTCGAAAACCAACATTTGGGTAGGGGAGAGGACTACTTCTTCTCCTATCGTTTTTGTGTCTTTTACCCCAACCCTTCCAGACTCAACAGCTATTTTGACCTTGCTTTCCGAGGGGTATGACATGATGTTGAAGCTGGTGCCCAATACGGTGGTTTTTAGATCGCCAGTATGGATGATAAAAGGTTTCGTAGTATCTCTTTCTACATCAAAATAGGCTTCGCCTGTTAAATAAACCTCTCTGGTTGAGTGTGCATTGAAGTTTTCAGGAAACTTCAATTTTGAGTTGGAGTTAAGTTTGATAACTGTTCCATCCTGGAGTTTCAAACTGAGCTTTTGTCCTTTTGAAGTAAACTTTTCTAAATATGCTATCGAGCCGGTGATTTCCTGATTAGTATCAGATGTCAGTCCGAATTTTTGCCATGTTATCCAACCTGCTATCATTATGATTGAAATAGAGGCGGCAATGGCATACCATAGTTTAATGCTATTTTTTTGCGAAGTAGCTTGGCTATGCTCTAATATGTACGAATCAATATTGGTTTTGACTTTTTCGATTAGTTCTATTCTGGTGCCTAGCGTTTTTTCATCTAGTTCAGAAACCAAAAGTTTAGCTTTAGTTATTGTGGGGACAGATTCCGGATATTGTGCTATCCAATCATTCCAGTACCTGTCAGATTCAGGTGTAGGTCGTTTTACCCAATCAATAAATTGTTGGTCTAATATGAGGTCATTTAATGTGTGCAGCCGTTTTTTCATATTTAGTTTGAAGGTTCTGCCTTTTCAGAAAAAGATCTTTCTTTGGAAGAGGCGATACTCGCATTCTTATTTAATGTAAAAAATACATTTATTTTCAGAAAAAAAACACCTTTATTAAAAGATACCAAGACCTTTCAATTTTGCCCCTACTTGTTCAGAAAAAAACTAAATAAAATAATGGAAGTAGTAAATAGGTCAAAATAACCAGAGGAAATTAGTCCTTTTTCAAGGTTTTCAATGGCTTTTGCCAAGAGCTTATAAGCAGATTTTGTGGTAATGGACATGGTATCTGCAACTTCTTGGAAAGATAGGTTCTGGTAATATTTTAAGTAAATCGATTCTTTCTGCCGAGCTGAAAGGTTTTCTATAGCCTCTTTAACCAGTAAACTTCTTTTGTCGCTTAACTCACCATCAATTAATTGGTCTTCTGAGGAGGAGGCAAAGTCAGATAAGCTATTAGTAGTTATATCACTGGTTACTACCCATTTGTTGCTTTGTGGAAGTTTTTTTTGAAGTTTTCTTCGAAAAGCCGTAATCAGGTAAAATTTGATGGAAGAGTGTAGTTTCAGACGTTCTTTTTTTTGCCAAATTTCAATAAATGTTTCTTGTAGGCAATCCTCTATAAGCAGGATGTCTTTTGTAATACTTTCGCCATATTTTATTAAGGAGTTTGCATACTCATAGAATATGAAATCAAATGCTGCTTTTTCACCAGTTTTAATTTCATCCCAAATTTCTAGATCACTTTTATTTTTGTAGACAGAGATGGGCATTTGATAAGTATAAGAAACCTTTGGGTAATAACTTGTCAGGGCAATTGGCCTGATAAGCTTACGGCAAACTTATAATAAAAAAATCATCCTAAAAGAGGAGCATGAAAGAGTTTGTTTGCTCAGATAGTACTAAACTAATTTTTTTAAAATTGAAATTTTGGCATTCTAGAGGAGAAAACTCCCGAAAAAAAGTCGAAAGATTAGATTTTCTTGATCATTCCCACCTCAACTACCACCAAGTACCCTTCGATACCTTCACAGATGACCTGCTGAAAGGGGAAACCGTTATCAAATAGATGGTTCGGGAATCAGATACCTTAGGCGTACTTACTTCAGGAGTGGGGCTACCAAAGTCCAAGTTGATTCTCTGAAAAAGTTTTGTCTGGGGAAGGGCAGAATATCACCCCAGCAAGGTTCAATTCGGAAGCCTTGAGAAACCGAGAGGTTTCGGCAGAGGTGAGAAGCGAGTTGGAAAAAGTGGCGAGGATTCTTCGTGTACGAGGTTATGCACGAATTGATGCCTTTGTAAGGATTTATCCAGATAAAGTGGAAACTGTCATTATCGAAATAAACTCTTTGCCGGGCATGACCCCTGCAACCTGTATCTTCCACCAAGCCGCACTCAAAAACTACAAACCGTTCGACTTTATAGATAATATTTTGGAGTACGGAAAAAACTGGTGAAGCTAATAAAGTGAGCGGCGAGTAAATATAAGATGAGCTGTTTCATACTTTAGATTAATGGTTGGTAAGTGGCTCTATTTACCGAGCCGAGTTATTCTTTTTTTCAAAAATACACTTTAAATGTAATAGTTATATTTAATGCTCTATTAAAGCTCTCATTTCAAAGAGAAGGCTTTCTTGAAAGCAGGTTAGTACGTGGTATTTACTTGTAGAAAGTTATTTTTATTTAAAATGGGAGGGTAAAGAATGGGTTGGCTTATGAATTGTGATTGTACTCGGAATTGCTTGTCCAACTTTTAAATAATTACCAAACATGCTCTTAAACTATGAGTTGATTGCCATCTAAATCTGATTATCATTATGTTTGCGGTTCAATGGTACTTATAGGAAGTACAAGAGCTTGGGCTATTTCAAAATAATACATATGCTAAACAAAATAAAGAAAAATTCGCCTTGGTGGATGTCTCTCAATATTCTCATTATGCTGATCGTAGGATCGGCAGCAGTGTTGGTGTTTTTTATGGTCTTCTTGCCCTCTTATACTAACCATGGGCTTACGGTGACCGTTCCTGACTTGCGAGGGCTTTCGGTAGAAGAAGCGGCAAGCGCCTTAGAGGCAAAAGAGCTAAGGTACGAAGTTACCGATTCTGTGTTCAGCCCTGAGTACAAGCCAAACCAGATTGTGGCGCATTATCCTGAAGATAACGTGCAAGTAAAACCAAGTAGGAAAATATTCATCACGCTCAATATGTCTAATGTGCCAACAGTACAGCTTCCAGATGTGATAGATGCGTCTATCAAAGAAGCGCGGTTGACCATTGAGAATCTAGGGTTTGAAATTGGGGATATCGAATATGTACCCGACTTGGCTACCAATGCGGTGCTAAGCATCAGAATAGATGAGAAAGAATACAAGAAAGAGGATTTGGAAGAGGGGTTAGAATTGCCAAAAGGTACGAAAATAGGTCTTTCGGTGGGCAACGGACTGGGTAACGATGAGCTAGTGGTACCCAACCTCATGGGTATGCCACTGGAAGAAGCCGAACAGTATTTGCTAGGCATGGAGCTGGGCGTAGGCCATATAGAATATGTAGATACCGCCACGGTCGACTTGGGAACCATCATCAAACAATTCCCCGAATCGAACCGGGGAGCTGTCGTGAAAGTAGGTTCTATCATCGACCTGTGGGTAGCGGGTTTTTACCCTGAACTGATGGATTCGACCTTTTTGGATGAACCTGCTCAATAAATATTGGCAATTATCCTATTCATTAAATTAATCACTTTATTATACCTTTGCGGACATGGCGAAGAACGAGAAAAAACTAGAAAACCCCTTATTACAAAAAGTAGTGGCACACTCTAAAGAATATGGATTTGTGTTCCCTTCAAGTGAAATTTACGATGGTCTCCAAGCGGTGTACGACTACGGACCGTACGGTGTGACCCTTAAAAATAACTTAAAGCAGTTTTGGTGGAAGGCAATGACCCAGATGCACGAAAACATCGTGGGTATAGATGCTGCCATCTTCATGCACCCAACTACTTGGAAAGCCTCTGGGCACGTGGATAGTTTTAACGACCCTATGCTCGACAACAAGGATTCTAAGAAGCGTTACCGTGCCGATGTGCTTGTAGAAGACAAAGCTGCGGAATACGAAAAAGCAGGCGAGCCTGAAAAAGGACAAGCCATCATCGACCAGATGAACAAATGCTTGGAAGCAGAAGATTTGGAAGGAGTAAGGCAGGTTATAATTGATGAAAACATCACCTGCCCAATTTCTGGAACAGCCAACTGGACAGAAGTACGTCAGTTCAACTTGATGTTCTCTACCCAAACGGGTGCTATTGCCGACGAGTCGAGCACGGTGTACCTCCGCCCCGAAACGGCGCAAGGTATTTTCGTGAACTTCTTGAACGTACAAAAGTCTGCCCGTCAGAAAGTGCCTTTTGGTATTGCTCAGATAGGTAAAGCTTTCAGGAATGAGATCATTGCCCGTCAGTTTATTTTCCGTATGCGTGAGTTTGAGCAAATGGAAATGCAATATTTTGTGCGCCCTGGTTCAGAAATGGAGTGGTACGAAACATGGAAAGAAGCAAGGATGAAGTGGCACAAAGTGATAGGAACTTCTGAAGCTAAGCTTCGTTTCCACGACCACGATAAATTGGCGCACTACGCCAATGCTGCTTGCGATATCGAATACGAATTCCCATTTGGGTTCAAAGAAGTGGAAGGTATCCACTCACGTACCGATTTCGATTTGAGCAGCCACCAAGAGTTCTCAAAAAAGAAACAGCAATACTTCGACCCAGAGATAAACAAAGGCTACGTGCCGTATGTGATCGAAACATCGATTGGTGCGGATAGGCTGTTCCTATTGGCCATGTGCCATGCCTACACCGAAGAAGAAGTAGGAGAGGGCGACAAAAAGAAAATGAGGACGTACCTCAAGTTCAACCCTGCGTTGGCGCCTGTGAAAGCAGCTATTTTGCCACTGACCAAAAAAGACGGGCTTCCTGAGAAATCGAAAGAAATTCTCAACGACTTGAAGTTCGACTTTGAGGTGAGATACGAAGAGCAAGCTGCCATAGGTAAGCGTTATACCCGCCAAGATTTGATAGGTGTGCCGTATTGCATCACGGTCGATCACCAAACTTTGGAAGACGAGACAGTGACCATTCGCGAGCGTGATACCACGGATCAGTTCCGTTTGCCAATTGCCGAGTTGAAAGCTTGGTTGGGCGAAAGAGTTTCTATGACCAATCTATTGAAGCAACTTCAGTAAGGATACTTTTATACATCCAAAAGCCCTTTCTATTTCAATAGAAAGGGCTTTTTTTTACCCAAAAAGCTGACCGAGTACCGGCGGTTGGTAAAGCAACCAACCCGTAAGGCTATACCTTCCTTTGTTCGTGATAAGTACTTCGTGGGGGACATCGCCACTTTTAAAAATCACACAGCGGTTTGCCAGAGGCTCTACTATTGAATCCCCTTTCGGGTCGTATATTTTCAACTCCCCGCCATCGCCCTTTTGCCAATCCTTGTTGAAGTAAATTATCACCGAGACCATCCTATTAGATCGGTGGTTAAACTGGTCGAGGTGTTTTTTATAAAATGAACCCTTGGGGTAATGTGCTAAGTGGAACTCATAGCCCGATAAGCTCAAAAAGCAATACCTATTTAGCTTTGCAACTATTTCCTCTGCCAAAGTGAAGAAAGGTTGGATGACAGTATCTCGCTTTTTCTCAATCCAAAAAGTGAAATCGCCCCTGATCTCAGATTTAATCTGAAATTCTGTTTCAGCACCAATACCCGCCTTTTCAAAACGGTCTTGGTCTATTTTTTCTACCATAAACCTCTCAAGCTGTTTGAACAGCTCTGAGGGTAGAAAATTATCAATAACCAAATGGTTATCTTCAGCAAGTTTATCAACCCAGTCGATCCACTGCTCTTCGCTATAAAACTCCATGTTTGAGAACAAACTACCCTGATAACAAGGTAGTAAAAATTTGGCGAATATAGTTCATGAACTACATACTTTGCTATAAAAGGCTGATTAATAAAAACTTATTGTTGAATAGGATTTCACTTGCTTGCCTAGCCTTTTGTTTTACCATCTAACAGAAGTTCAATTGCTTATTAAAGCAATGTTTACACGATAGTGGAAGAAAATATTTAGAAGCCCATCTCCAATCTCCTTCTTTTTCTTTATATTTAGTAAGCTCGTAAATATGGAAATAATGTGGTATTATGTTGCAGCGTCTCGCCTTTATATTTTTCTTGGTAATAGTTGAGATTAATATCGTTGCTCTACACACGGGCTTCTGCCAAAAACCTACCCTAGCTTTCAAGCATTTCACCGTTGAAGATGGTCTTTCCCATAGTTTTGTGAGAGAAATACATCAAGATTCAAGGGGCTTTCTCTGGCTAGCAACTGAGGGGGGGATCAATAAATTTGATGGAAATGAATTTTCTTACTATAAATATGACCCAACCAATCCGCATGGAGTTTCCCACAATAATGTAACAGGAATTACAGAAGGACCAAATGGAGATATTTGGTTTACAACTTGGGGGGGAGGGGTCAGTATTTTAGATGTACAACAGGATCGTTTTTTTAAATTCAAACTCACCGATAGTGATGTAGATGAGGTTGGGGCAAACATAGTTTTTTCTTCATGTTTTGATTCTGAAGGACGGATGTGGGCATGTACTTTTAATGGGTTGTTCTTAATTGACCCTATAAATCACAAAGTACTGAAACATTATGTTCACCATGCAGGAGAGGCAAATTCACTTAGCAGCAATCGGGTTAGGCTAGCAATAGAAGACTCAAAAGGAAACCTATGGGTAGCTTCATTAGACGGCGGACTCGACTATTTCAACGTTGCAGATGAAACATTTCATCATCAGCCGTTAGACCATGACGGTGAGCCAGTAAGTGTCGTTTCTTTGTGCTTTGATGATCAGCAGCGCTTATGGGTTGGTACATGGGGGCAAGGAGCTTTTATGATAGATTCTGCAAGAAATATCAAAACGTACAATCATAACCCAAGAGAAGACAATTCACTGCTAGATGATCAGGTATGGACGATTGCTTTGGATGGAGAGAGGAGAGTCTGGTTAGGAACAGATGTGGGGCTTTCCATCTATAATGAAGCTGAGGATAACTTTTATAATTACAAAAGCAACCCTTACGATCCTAAAAGTATGAAGGGCACTTCTATTAAAAATATTTATGCTGATAAGGAAGGGAGAATGTGGGTAGGAACGTTGGATGGCGGATTGAGTTTGTTTGATACAAGTTTTATTGATTTTGAACATTATTATAATCTACCTAATGAAAGCTCCCTGAATAACAATAATGTAACAGCGGTTTTGGAATTGGAAAATGGGGGTTTGTTGGTTGGGACAGATGGAGGAGGACTTAATCTTTTCGATAGGGAAAGCAAAACATTTAGGAGCTTCACGTATGATGTGGATAAGCCAACAGGTATCGGTAGCAATAAAATAAAGGCACTTTGTGAAGATAGCAAAGGCAGGATTTGGATTGGGCATTGGGCTGGAGGGTTAGATTTGTTTGATCCAAATACATTTGAATTCACCCATTTTCGCTATGAAGAAGGAAATAAGCTCACACCCAACAATGATAATATTGTAGTGTTGGAAGAGGATGGGAAGGGAAATATTTGGTTAGGAACCTTTGGGGGAGGGGTGAATAAGTTTAATCCTGAAACGGGTATTTTTGAATATTTTATCCCTTCCCGTAAACCCGGATCTATCAGTTATGAGAATATCCGTGTGTTGGACTATTACAAGGGTAAAATCTATTTGGGGGCGGAGAATGGCTATTTGGATGTGGTTAATGCTGACGATGGGCAACTTGTTGCAGGATATTCGCTTAAAACAAAAACGGGTGACCATATAGCCCCTGTATGTATGAGAAGAGATGCGCAAGGATATTTATGGGTTGGGACATTGGGAGAAGGGCTTTGGAAGCTAGATGAACAAAACGGAGGGTTTGAAACATTTATAATGGGCGAAGGCTCGCTTAGCAATTATATTTATTCGCTAGAAATAGCTGGAGATGGTACTTTTTGGATGGGTACGAATTTAGGTATTTGTAGTTTTTCTCCAAGTACAGGAGAAACAAACAATTATGGGGTAGATAGAGGTGTACAGGGAACTCAATTTAGCAGGCTAGCTTCGGCAACATTATCTGGTGGGGAGATGTTTTTTGGGGGCGATAACGGGTTCAATATTTTTAGACCAGAGGAGATCGATCCCATAAAAGATACTTCACCTTTGGTATTTACAAGGTTTGAAGTTTTTAATAAGCTTGTGGATGTTAGCAAAGACTCACCTTTAAAGCAAAACCTTCAAGAAGTAGAAAAAATCACGCTTACCCATGAAAAATCGTTGTTTAGCCTAACTTATGCTTCATTGAATTATTCGGCGCCAAAAAGCGTAAAATATTGTTATAGGATGCTAGGCTTTGTAGATGAAAGTTGGCAGTATGTAGGGCAAGAGCGCAAAGCAACTTATTCCAATCTTCCTCCCAAAACCTACACTTTTGAAGTGGGGGTCTATGAAGATGAAAATAATGTGCTGGCAAGTAAAAAAATGATAATAGAAATTCTGCCGCCTTGGTGGGGAACCATCTGGTTTAGGCTTTTGGTGGTATTGTTAGTAACAGGAGGGGCAATCGGCTATTATTTTGTAAGGGTGAACCTTCTTAGGAAACGAAATAAAGAACTAGAGCACATAGTGAAGAACAGAACCTATGAACTAAGTGAAAAAAATAGTGAAATTGCAGCCCAGAATGAAGAGCTACACACCCAACAAGAAGAACTTTCTCTTCAAAACGAAGAACTTACAGCTACGCTCGATCAGTTAAAAAAAGCCCAATCGCAATTAGTCCAGTCTGAAAAAATGGCTTCTTTAGGGTTGCTTACTGCGGGCATAGCCCACGAGATCAATAACCCCGTCAATTTTATTAAATCGGGGATTACAGGATTACAATTTATAATAGAGCAGTTTGTTGAGCTGTCACAATTGTATGCGCAGGTGACTACCGAAAATGTGGGAGAGAAATTAGTGGAGATCGAGACGATGAAAAAGAAGCTGAAGTTTGACGAGTTGATGACAAAAGGCCTTAAAATCACCACACATATAACCACAGGGGCAAATCGGACAGCTGAAATAGTTAAAGGGTTGAGATCTTTTAGTAGATCTGATACGAATAAATTTGCCCCTTTTAATATTGTTGAGGGAATTGAAAATACCTTATTGTTACTGAACCAGCTGATCAAAAACAAGGTAGAAATACATAAAGACTACGACAATACCATTGAAATTGAATGCGTCCCAGGTCAAATCAACCAAATATTGATGAACCTATTAACAAATGCCCTCCAAGCCATAAAAGAAGAAGGAGAAATATTTATAAACGCTTTTATTGACCATAATACGCTTTGTCTGAAGATAAGAGATACTGGAGAAGGAATACCTAAAAAAAATCTTCCTAATATTTTTGACCCATTTTTTACTACGAAAGATGTAGGACAGGGAACTGGCTTAGGCCTTTCTATTGTGATGGGGATTATTGAAGGGCACCAAGGAAGGATTGAAGTAGAAAGCCATTTGGGCGAGGGAACTACATTCGTCGTAAGTTTGCCACTAGTCCAACATAAACTTGCCAAACAAGTGGGTTAATTTGGATTTCTTCCCGCTTTAACTATTGGTATTCTATCCATATTCATTCACCGGTAATGTGCTAAATAAGGAGAACAAGTTTAGGCGCTTCTCTAGTAAATTATATATAAACGCGTACTTGATTTAGCTTGGGTCTTCTAGGTCGCTCCTATGGGGCTTGTAGTGTAAGGCTTTCAGATACTACAAACAGTTGCCTATACGAAATTCACAAGAGCTTAGTGCAGTTTGATTATACACATTCTTTTTTTTTAAAAAAAAGCACTACATTCATGTGTATATATTATTACAAAAATCACATCGATACTATGCCTTCTAATCTGTTTCCCAATTGGCTTTGGTTTAATTTTTTAGTTGGATTTCTTTTAATTTCTGCAAATGCGGAAGCTACTGATACTATTCGTATTGTCAATCAAGAGGAAATGAGGATAATCACCTCAAAATCTTATTTCTTGGAAGACCATACTGGGGAAATGGGTATTAGTGATATTCTAGCTTTGGAGAATCAGGTCAAGTTTAAGCCTATAGGAAAAGACGCATATAGCACTCCAGCAACAGATGCAGTAATATGGTTTAAGTTTACCATTCAAAATAAATCAGGTTCGGATCTGTGGTTAGAATTAGGAGACCCTTTTTCAGCTTGGTATTTGGATTTTTACTCACCAGATGAGGAAGGGAACCACAGTCGTGTAACATATTCGGTAGGGGCAATGCGACCTGAAAGCAATAAAGAATTCCCATCCAATAACTACTGTATACCTATAGCCCAAGGGGCCGATGCAGTGGCCAAAACATATTACATGAAGGTAAAAGGCGGGTTGCCCATGATATTTGTTTTTCAAGCAGGCAATATAAAGGCACTCATAAACCACACAAGAAAATATGATTATGCTTTAGCTCTTTTTTTTGGAGTGATACTTTCATCCCTTATTTACAATCTATTCTTATTTATATCTATTCGCGATACTATATACATTAGGTATATCTCTTATCTATGTGTGATGCTTGTAGTAGCTCCTTTTAGTAGTGGCAATCCTTTGTCATTTCACCCTTTTTGGTGGCATTATGTCGTAACTTGGAATGGGGTTTTATACTTATGCAGTACTCTTTTTGCTGTAGAGTACTTAGCTTTGCGAAGCCTTGCGCCAAGGCTATATTCGTGGGTTTGGTTTCTGACCTTGGTTTTAATAGTGCTCTTGCCGATTTTAGAAATATTTTCTTTGATAGATACTATTTCCCTGAATTATATTTTTCAACCTATAGTCTACATCCTCTTTCTGAGTTTGCTTATTTCTGGAATTTATTTATGGATAAAAGGACAGAAAAATGCAAGGTTTTACGTATCAGGTTGGGTATTTTTTGTTGTTAGTTTATTTGTTTTTGCATTGGCAATCAATGGAGTTGTTCCTTTGAACATATTCACTAGAAATGCCTTGTATATAGGAGCTAGCGCTGAAGCATTGTTGTTTTCACTAGCACTTGGGGATAGGTACAACATCCTCAAAAAGGATAATGAGAGGGTGCAGGCCCAAAATCTTGCTTTAGTAGAAGAGCAAAAAATTGAGTTGGAAACAAAAGTACATGCAAGGACAAAAGAACTACAAATGGCAAATGATGAACTTCAAGCCAGTCATGAAGAGCTTCAGGCGCAACAAGAAGAACTCCAGTCCCAACAGGAAGAGTTATCGGCTCAAAATGAAGAGCTGTTCTCTACACTAGACCAGCTCAAAGTGGCGCAATCACAACTAGTGCAATCCGAGAAAATGGCTTCCTTGGGGCTGCTCACAGCGGGCTTGGCACATGAGATAAATAACCCGATTAATTTTATAAAATCAGCTGTATCAGGGCTTCAAGGTGTAATAGAACAATTTTCTTACTTTTCGGATCTGTATAAAAAAATTGACCCAGATAATGCGAAAAAAGGCTTGGAAGAAATTAGTGACTTAAAAAAGGAATTGAAGTTTGATGAGATGATGGAAAAAGCCCTCCGCATCACTAGTCATATAGATACTGGGGCGAACCGCACGGCAGAGATAGTGAAGGGGCTGCAGTCTTATAGTCGGTCCAATAGTACTGAATATGCATCTTATAACATAGTAGATGGAATAAATGATACTCTTCTACTGTTAAATCATCTTTTTGGGGAGAGCCATATCAAAGTTTTCAAAAACTTTGATAAAATCCCTGAAGTAGAGTGTTCGCCTGGCCAGCTCAACCAAGTGCTGATGAATATCTTTGTAAATGCGATTCAGTCTATGAAAGAGAGAGGCAACTTGTTTATTTCCACATATCAGCAAGGGGCTAATATAACGATCAAAATAAAGGACACTGGAAGCGGGATTCCCTCCGAAAACCTCAAACATATTTTTGACCCATTTTTTACCACCAAAGAGGTTGGTGAGGGAACAGGGCTTGGGCTGTCGATAGTAAAAGGTATAATAGCCGAACATGGGGGATCTATCATGGTAGAGAGTGTAATAGACGAGGGGACGACTTTTGAAATTTCTTTGCCTATTACCCATTAAGCAAAGAAATATAATACCAGAACCTAGCTAGCTGATGTAATAAAAGGGACTAACTAACTCAAGTTGCTAGTTATAAAAATAGCTTTTGATGGCAAAAGCCTCAATAAATAGCCATGCCTTGAAAATAAAGCCATTCAGCGTGACAGCCCTAATTCTCGCGGGGAAGTTGCACGTGATTTGGCTAAAAGCGGTTTCTATCCGCTTTCTGTTTTGTTTTTTTGCCACTTCATCAATAAAAGAGTCCCCCCTTTGGGAGTTTTTCTTCCTTGCGACCAGGAACGCTATTTTCTCCTGTTCAAGCCAGAAGTCCTCCCACTCATAGTCAGTGAAGCCACTATCGCCATAGACCACGCTTCCTTCCGGAAGGTGACTGGCCTGGAATAAAGGCGATCTCAACAGGAATGCCGTTTTCCGTAGCTAATACAGCTATCTTGCAGCCATAGAAGTATACCCTTTTCGAGCTGTTCTTGCCCCGGTAATCCTCGCCCGTCACCAGCTTGGAGCGACTAATGCGGATATTGTGGCATACGGTAACTGGAAAAGTATCTAGGCAATAGCGTTGTCTGTGGTCCTGCCCCTTGAAGAGCATCGAGAGCAACAGGAAACATTTTTGGGCAAGCTCGGATACTGCATGCCACTGCCTATTCCAAGCATCTCTGGGCAATGATGGCTCCTCATATAGCCTATGGCTTTATGGAGGTTGCCCCCGAAACAAAGGGCGGCGATGCTGGCTGTTGTCAGTATCATTGCATCGTCCACTCGGCGAAGACAATGCTCTTTGTGCCCAATTCCATATAAAATATCATCAAATACGATGTATATTGCAATTGTGTCGTCTTCGATCATGATCGGCTATTTTTTCGTTTTGCCACTCTAAAATAACTATTTGTGACGATGGGGTACTTTTTTACGTTTTACTAACTAGCAACTAGAGTTAAATAGGGAAATAGCAGATATCTCTGTTTATTAGTGTATTACGTTTTGTATTTACAATATATTTGTACAAGGCTAAAGATGAAAACCATCTTATTTTTGCATTTAGTAATTTACAACATGAAATTCGACTACCAATCATGTAATTTGAAAGTGAAAAATACTTTATTACTTGTCTTTATTATTCTGACAAGCCAACCTTTGTTTTCACAGAAGTCCAAGCCCGCTATTCCTTTTAAGCATTTTACAGTTGCCCAAGGACTTTCTCACAATTTTACTAAATGTACTTTCCAAGACTCAAATGGAATAATTTGGGTGGCTACAGAAGGTGGAATCAATAAATTTGATGGATATGATTTTAGGGTTTTTGAATTTGATTCAGAAGATCCCAAAAGCGTATCTCATAATAACATTCTCGATATAGATAGCGATTCGAAGGGAGATTTATGGTTTTGCTCTTGGGGTGGAGGAATAAGTGTGATGGATTTGAAAACGGAACGATTTACAAGGATTTTAAATGATTCTACCGATAAAACTAACCTGCCTACTAATTTTATTTATTCCTTATATCGTGATTCGCAAAGTAGAATGTGGGCTTGTACTGTAGCTGGACTTGCCTTGATAAATGACTCTACTTATCAGATAGAAAAGCACTATAAGCACATTCCCAATAACCCAGCGAGCTTGAAGGAAAACAAAATTCGCTGTGTGGCAGAAGGTGAGCCAGGTAAACTATGGGTAGCTACCATTGGCGGAGGATTGCTTTCTTTTGATATTGAAGGAGAAAAATTTGAAGAGGTGGGGCTAGGCAAAACAAGTTCGGGAAAAGAAAAAGTCTATTCTTTATTATATGATGATCAGCAGCGCTTATGGGTTGGGACTTGGGACGATGGGTTATTTTTGATAGATAAGGACGGGGTCATAACGAACTTTTTGCATGATG
It encodes:
- a CDS encoding two-component regulator propeller domain-containing protein, which translates into the protein MLQRLAFIFFLVIVEINIVALHTGFCQKPTLAFKHFTVEDGLSHSFVREIHQDSRGFLWLATEGGINKFDGNEFSYYKYDPTNPHGVSHNNVTGITEGPNGDIWFTTWGGGVSILDVQQDRFFKFKLTDSDVDEVGANIVFSSCFDSEGRMWACTFNGLFLIDPINHKVLKHYVHHAGEANSLSSNRVRLAIEDSKGNLWVASLDGGLDYFNVADETFHHQPLDHDGEPVSVVSLCFDDQQRLWVGTWGQGAFMIDSARNIKTYNHNPREDNSLLDDQVWTIALDGERRVWLGTDVGLSIYNEAEDNFYNYKSNPYDPKSMKGTSIKNIYADKEGRMWVGTLDGGLSLFDTSFIDFEHYYNLPNESSLNNNNVTAVLELENGGLLVGTDGGGLNLFDRESKTFRSFTYDVDKPTGIGSNKIKALCEDSKGRIWIGHWAGGLDLFDPNTFEFTHFRYEEGNKLTPNNDNIVVLEEDGKGNIWLGTFGGGVNKFNPETGIFEYFIPSRKPGSISYENIRVLDYYKGKIYLGAENGYLDVVNADDGQLVAGYSLKTKTGDHIAPVCMRRDAQGYLWVGTLGEGLWKLDEQNGGFETFIMGEGSLSNYIYSLEIAGDGTFWMGTNLGICSFSPSTGETNNYGVDRGVQGTQFSRLASATLSGGEMFFGGDNGFNIFRPEEIDPIKDTSPLVFTRFEVFNKLVDVSKDSPLKQNLQEVEKITLTHEKSLFSLTYASLNYSAPKSVKYCYRMLGFVDESWQYVGQERKATYSNLPPKTYTFEVGVYEDENNVLASKKMIIEILPPWWGTIWFRLLVVLLVTGGAIGYYFVRVNLLRKRNKELEHIVKNRTYELSEKNSEIAAQNEELHTQQEELSLQNEELTATLDQLKKAQSQLVQSEKMASLGLLTAGIAHEINNPVNFIKSGITGLQFIIEQFVELSQLYAQVTTENVGEKLVEIETMKKKLKFDELMTKGLKITTHITTGANRTAEIVKGLRSFSRSDTNKFAPFNIVEGIENTLLLLNQLIKNKVEIHKDYDNTIEIECVPGQINQILMNLLTNALQAIKEEGEIFINAFIDHNTLCLKIRDTGEGIPKKNLPNIFDPFFTTKDVGQGTGLGLSIVMGIIEGHQGRIEVESHLGEGTTFVVSLPLVQHKLAKQVG
- a CDS encoding 7TM diverse intracellular signaling domain-containing protein, encoding MPSNLFPNWLWFNFLVGFLLISANAEATDTIRIVNQEEMRIITSKSYFLEDHTGEMGISDILALENQVKFKPIGKDAYSTPATDAVIWFKFTIQNKSGSDLWLELGDPFSAWYLDFYSPDEEGNHSRVTYSVGAMRPESNKEFPSNNYCIPIAQGADAVAKTYYMKVKGGLPMIFVFQAGNIKALINHTRKYDYALALFFGVILSSLIYNLFLFISIRDTIYIRYISYLCVMLVVAPFSSGNPLSFHPFWWHYVVTWNGVLYLCSTLFAVEYLALRSLAPRLYSWVWFLTLVLIVLLPILEIFSLIDTISLNYIFQPIVYILFLSLLISGIYLWIKGQKNARFYVSGWVFFVVSLFVFALAINGVVPLNIFTRNALYIGASAEALLFSLALGDRYNILKKDNERVQAQNLALVEEQKIELETKVHARTKELQMANDELQASHEELQAQQEELQSQQEELSAQNEELFSTLDQLKVAQSQLVQSEKMASLGLLTAGLAHEINNPINFIKSAVSGLQGVIEQFSYFSDLYKKIDPDNAKKGLEEISDLKKELKFDEMMEKALRITSHIDTGANRTAEIVKGLQSYSRSNSTEYASYNIVDGINDTLLLLNHLFGESHIKVFKNFDKIPEVECSPGQLNQVLMNIFVNAIQSMKERGNLFISTYQQGANITIKIKDTGSGIPSENLKHIFDPFFTTKEVGEGTGLGLSIVKGIIAEHGGSIMVESVIDEGTTFEISLPITH